The region AGTTTAAAAGGCTGCGCGATGAATTATCGAGCAGGTCGATCTTGACAGCTTTACCCTACAGCTTTACATCAGCCCGATCTTCAAGCCCAGCCATAAAAAAGAATGCGACTCGGTAAGGGTGCCGCTGCGACTGCCATCCACCCCCGGTTTCCCCGGCCCACCACGGTCCACCTGGTCGCCGATGGTCTGCGCCTTCGTCGAATGTGGATGGCCATCCACCACATCGCTCGAGGACGATTTTAATGATTGATTGCGATGATACTGTTGCAGTGggggatgatgctgctgctgcacggaaTGTTCCAGTGACGCTGGTGGCATCAAGGGGTGGGACGGTGTGGGGCCACCGTAGAGCGCCACCGTCCCAGTGCCCTTCGGTGGGATTGGCGCCCAACCGAGTACCGTGCACTGGGTACAGGAGGTCGatgggtgatgatggtgctgtgaGTGCTGGGGGTGTGTATAGAAGGTGGCCTGGGATGGATTGGTTGCTGCCAGTGGTGGTACCGGTCCCGGAGGAAGCTGATGCTGGTTACCGCTAGCGAGATCGCTCGAGGCGAGCGTTATGGTGAGTTGCTTCTCACCTCCaacggttgatggtggtggtggtggcggaagtGCACGGACACAGGTGGCAAGCGAATCATCGAGCGGACCCCGTGGCAACGATCGTGGTGGACGCCGGTGGGACAGGGTACCGCCGGCCATCGGTGTATCGGCCATCAGATAGTTCGGCAGGATGAACATGGTGGTGGAGATCTGCGACAGATGTGCACCACGCGTTGGCACCATTTCGGCGAACTTGAACGCTGGCAGTAggctggaggtggtgatgggcGGTGGACCGGATgccgtcgtcgatgtcgccgctgccgttgccgtggtGATGACAGGCGGTTGGACGAACGTTTGCGTTGCCTTTGGTGGCTGTGATTGAGTGATcgaagtggaaggaaaaagaaagaaagaggaagagcgaCATTGATAACCCCTGCGATACGGTACtgaaaaaaacactgaaaacATATCCTCGGATGAACATCATCGATGGCAGTCAAGCATGGATTGATCGAGTACAGGGAGGGAACACTCGCCAGCCATCAGAACTCAACGGACGGTTGGAGGCTTATCATGGCCCGTGCTCCCTTTTTTAAAGGCCACGCTTTGAATGACTTTTTGATGTTCTTCGACCTTCTTCCAAGAACTCGTTCTGGGCGATTGCTAATGTGGGACAAAACCTTCGTCAAATTGATGTGCGGCTTGGCAGCAATAACAgtcgagagaagaagaaaaaagcgcCCAGAAATTGACGATGACAGCCAATGTCTCTTCATGCTACCAATCGGCCGCACGCTCCATTGGCTAATTATTCGTGAGAAATCACCCAGAAAAGGGTTCCCCTTTTGTGTATTGTGCATGTGCTCCCGCCGCGTTGATCCCGCGTGTCAAAGGGCCGTCAAACAGTGCTTTGATTTCGTTGGATATGCTAagctgttgcttcttttttcagCTCTCTAAACAGCCTCTTTAAAATCGATCAACGACACCGCCAATCACTGTCGAAATTGCCGGGATCAAACGAATGACGGGGTGCGTTTTTGTGGGCTTTGAtgcaaagattttttttacggAAATTTTCCAACTAATTCCATATCTCCACTCCAGACACTCGCTAGGATGTCCGGTTTTTGATCGACGTTAACCAGAAATGCAATTTGTGCTTTCGTTAAACCCACCGTCACGCGCCCGTCAGCTTCTCCGAAGTGACCTCAGCTGAAAATTTCAATctccggacggacgaacgaacagtGACATCGCTGACAGATGAGCAACTCTTATCAaaaccaccactagcagctaCCGTACTCACCTCGGGCAACTTCTCGGACGTACGGACGAGCCCGGAATCCGGTCCACAGTCGACCAGATCAAAGTCCTCGCTCGTCGGCCGGTAACTGGAGGGCGTCGAGTGGCTGTCCGTGGAGTCCGAGGCCTTTACGCACCGGTTGCCACGCCGCGCCGGAAACAGCTTCATCTTGTACGCCAGCAGCGCCCCGAACGACAGACACaggcagcagaagaacagaACCGCGACACCGACGATGAGCAGCTGACCATCGGCCAGTAGACCggcagaaccaccaccagtatcGCCACCAATCGCTAGAAAACGGTTATTGCACGGACGCAAACGGGCGAGAAGAGATTGCAAAATGATTGCCAGCAAACGGTAAGGGCACTCCAGAACGGAGTCCCGGGCCTGGTGGCATCATGGACCATACATACCTTCTTTGTTGAAGGTGACAATGTTTTCCGCCTTGACCGAGGACTCACCGCTGGCCGAATacttgtggtgctggtgcggtccaccaccaccaccgggtccCGGACCTTTACCGATGGCGGAACCCTCGATCTGGTTCGGGGCCGGTGTCAGCTCCTCGTCGTACAGCTCGTTCGACTCGTACGGTCGCTCGTCCAGCTCGTCATCCTCCGGTGCCGTGATGTACCGTTCCCGGAACACGTTCCTAGAGACTGTGTGCGCGGGCACGCGGCACCGGTGCGGTACGACAAAGTTTACGCTTTAGATCAGGTGCTAAGTGGcctggtggccggtgtggCCTGGTTTTACACCGGGGGGCAACCCTTACCGCAAGCATAGATCACCTTCAGGTACACTCGGGTACTCTCCGGGCACGGATTGCCGAATGTTGAgctttccaccgccaccgtacaCTTGCGCCGTCCCTGGCAGATCTCCGTCAGTGTGTGGCTCGTGTGTTCCGAAAGGCAGGCTGGAGATGGAGAGCGATAGTAGCGCAGGGAGTGAAAtgaaagcacacacagcaagCAGCAATA is a window of Anopheles aquasalis chromosome 2, idAnoAquaMG_Q_19, whole genome shotgun sequence DNA encoding:
- the LOC126568939 gene encoding uncharacterized protein LOC126568939, which encodes MDTRALHLTVVGLLVALCVTVAGDDLGLLSSTLRAFRTFCCDDELLTLSCPIGTSISVELVQYGGSKEANDTIQCPYSSEQDYGRYYAAASTAASPAVPLVTLDFTTPPRTNVSTTSTLATANNTTMTTTTTTMTTTTTSISMAGGAELVAATLNDTPALAGTTTMMATSTVDKCTPLYVLQYSILQTVVEACQKKRRCRIQAAPKNFATAPCPGIHRLVEVNHKCRPFEFRSLTSCEKDIVRLACGQYTRIAIYSAAYGRTAYESTHCAQSAASQEQTCLSEHTSHTLTEICQGRRKCTVAVESSTFGNPCPESTRVYLKVIYACVSRNVFRERYITAPEDDELDERPYESNELYDEELTPAPNQIEGSAIGKGPGPGGGGGPHQHHKYSASGESSVKAENIVTFNKEAIGGDTGGGSAGLLADGQLLIVGVAVLFFCCLCLSFGALLAYKMKLFPARRGNRCVKASDSTDSHSTPSSYRPTSEDFDLVDCGPDSGLVRTSEKLPEPPKATQTFVQPPVITTATAAATSTTASGPPPITTSSLLPAFKFAEMVPTRGAHLSQISTTMFILPNYLMADTPMAGGTLSHRRPPRSLPRGPLDDSLATCVRALPPPPPPSTVGGEKQLTITLASSDLASGNQHQLPPGPVPPLAATNPSQATFYTHPQHSQHHHHPSTSCTQCTVLGWAPIPPKGTGTVALYGGPTPSHPLMPPASLEHSVQQQHHPPLQQYHRNQSLKSSSSDVVDGHPHSTKAQTIGDQVDRGGPGKPGVDGSRSGTLTESHSFLWLGLKIGLM